DNA sequence from the Pedobacter schmidteae genome:
TAATCTGAAAATAAGCAGGCCAGTACCCAAGGGATAAACAGCAGGACATAACGGTCGTTGAAAACCCGGTTATTCATATTTTGCGGTGACATGTCTGATGGCTTGTACTTGTTTTTGAAAAGTCCATTCGTTGATGATTTTTTTTGAACAGCGGCCCATTGTTGCCAGACCTTTTTTGTTTTTAATCAATAGCAGATTGAGGTGCTGGCTGAGGCTATCTGCACATCCGGCTTTAAAAATTTCTCCGTTATATCCGGGTTTGATCAGATCGGTTGCACAGCCTACCTTGTCTGATGCAAGAATGGCTTTTGAACAGGCCATGGCTTCATTTATGGCCAGTCCCCAGGTTTCGCCTGGCCCCGACGAAGGCAGGCAAAACAGGTCGCAGGCCTGGTAAACGACGGGCATATATTGCTGGTTCTGAAAGTCAAGGAAATGAATCTGGCCGTAGGATTTGGCCTTTTGTTTTAATACCAGCTCCAATACGCCATTCCCAACAAACAACAAGTGCAACTGCTGCCTGTTTAGTCCGAGGAAGGCTCTGAGCAACAATTCTGGATCTTTTTTCTGTTCAAACTTGCCGGCAAAAAGGAGGAGTATATCTTGTTCGGGAATTTTGAACCGGGCCCTTAGTTCTTGGGCGGCTGCATATTTGTTGATTGAAAAGCGTTCATTATCAACTGCATGTGGGCTAAAGGTGAGTTGATTTTCCTTTAAGCCATGTTTTTTGAAATAGGCTTTATTGTGGCTACCGGCAAAAAGGGCATGGTCAACATGTGCATACACCCATTTCAGGAAAAATTTTCTGGCCTGTTTTTTTATCCCTCGGGGCTGGTCTAAAAGTGTCGAATCTCCACGGAACAGCAAGGGGATCCTTTTGCTGAAATGGCGTAAAACCTTTAAATGGCTATGATAAGCCCAGCCATAAACTAAGATGGCATCTGCCTGCCAAAATTCGAGTTGCTCAATGAGATCAGGATTAACAATACCCTTGAAATGATGAGAACCGGGATGACGGGCGCTGTTTTTTGGAAATACGTAGTCGTAGTCTTCCAGCAGGGGCAGGTCCCATTGCACCGGTTTAAGGAAGCCGGGATCGTATTTCTCCTGTGCTCCGGCGCCCCAGGTATAGAATACCCGGACACTCATTTGCTTCAGCTCGTACAACAATTTAAACAAGGGTGCATAATATTGGACGGGATGTGTGGTAACGATGGCTAACCGCATTGTATTACTTGATTAAAGAGCAGGCATTGTTGTTTGGTCATTTCATCGGCAGAGTAGGCATTGATGGCATGGTGATGGTATTCAACTGGTTTATTTTTTTCGGTTATTGTTTCTTCCAGGAAGGTCTGCACATGGTTTTGGGTAACGTCCCCATAATTGTACACATGTTTGACACCATATTGCTGCAGGATATTTATGGCCGAACTGGAGTCATGAAATATGGCCAGCAGGGGCTTTTGCATTAACAGGTAAGGGAATATTTTTGAAGCCGTATACCTGGGGTCGTCTGAGCCGGGAATAAAAAGTGCAGAGGCTTGTTGCATAATCGTGAGTGCGTGGTAATAACTAATCCTGTCGGTCATTTCTATCACCTGCTTTTCAATATGAAACTGTTCGGCAAGTGGAAAGATGCTGGGTTTGCCCTGGCCATTGGGGGCATAGCTGGTGCCAATAAAATAAAGCCTGATTTGACTAAATTGTGTCGGATTGGTTTTTAATCCCGCTTGCAAAGCTGTAAAAAGAGGGACGAGAGCTTGTTGCATATCGGCCCCGCCACGGCCAACATACACGATATTGGTAAACTTTGCGTCCAGTAACGTGCTAAATCTTTGCTTGTGGATATTGGCGATGTGCAGGTCTTGCTCAAATCCGCCGAAAGTAATGGTTGTCGCAGGAATATTTGTGATATTGGGATAACGTTGTTTTAGCCCCGTAATGTATTGATCGGAAACGCTGATCAGTCCGGCGGCACTTTTGATCGCTATCGGTTCGAGGTATTTGTTCAATCGATAGGAAAACCAGTATTTCGGAGGCCGATTGGCTTTGGGTTTATCTCTGTAATAATCAGAATGCCAGGGGTCCTGCAAGTCAATTACACTGGGGGTTCCAAAGCGTTTTTTCCACCAGGCAGCTAAAATGCAAACCGGAAACTGGGTAGTTGAAAAATAAATGAGGTCGTATTTTTTTTGTTTGAGTAAGCGATCAACCTTTTGTTTATAAAACCAAAGTGACCTTAAGGCAATACTGCCCAGGCCAAGTTTTGAAGTCCATCGCTTGTCAAAGGCCTGCACGTAATGAATTATGATATCTGAGGGCAGGCTTTCCATTAATAAATCATCTTTTACCATATCCGAATGCTGTGGCTGCACGGTAACCACTTCGGCTTCCCAGCCGTAGGTCTTAAAATAAGGGAGACTCATGCGGACGCGTTGCATATCGGCTGCATTGCTGGGTGGGAAATAAGGAGAAATGATGAGGACTTTAGTGTTCAAGGTGGAGAGTTTGTTTAATGACTTCCAGAAATTTCAGTTCTTCATTTTCCCAGTTTAAACTGGTTTGAGCCAGTTTTAATGCGGCCCGTTTGGCTGTAAGCAACTCATTGCGGTGTTGGGCGTAGTGTAACAGCGCTTCTGACAGACTGGATACCGCATTGATTTTATACAGCTGACCAATTTGGGGGTATGTATTTAAAAATGCCGCTTGTGCGGTGGTATTACTGGCAATAATAGCGAGACCTGCTTGCATATACGTAAATAATTTGTTGCTCAGGGCCAGGTCATTGTTTCTGGAAAAGGCGGGTTCAAGTGCCATACCGATGTCGAACTGGATAGCGAAGCTGAATATTTCCTGAGGGGGAAGCGGAGGGTAAAAATAAATTTGCTTCACCTCCCGGCTCAATTCTGCTTTAAACTGCTTGCTGCAGTTGCCCAACAGATGTAACTCGAAAGGGCTATTTTTCATGCTTTTTAAGGCCAGAACTAAGTTTTCCAGGCCCCGGTTGATACCTACAGTCTGTGAAAACCAGAACAACCTAATGGGGCCCGTAGTGTGCGCGTCAACTTCTTCGGGACTGGTCTTTGTTTTGTTGAATACATTGAGGATACAAACGGGTTTTTTGCCCGGATAGAGTGTATGGTAAGCTTCGGAAATAGCTGGACTGCTGGCCGTTAAATAAGCTACCTGGGGAATGTATTTGTTTTCGATATGCGTTTTTAGTCTGACATCAAAATCTTCTGGTTGATTGCTGACATCATTTCTATGGAAATCTTCGGCATCGAAACCCAGTTGTGCACCTGTCCTTCTGGCCGCTATTGCGGCTGCGGGTAAAGCACCCAGATTGTGGGCGATATAGAGGTCTGTTTTGATTTTTTTTGCTATGGAAAGGGCTTCGGGGTGGCAACGACTGATGCCGATTTCGGCAAAAAACTTTAGTTTCAAGTGGCGGAGGAACAGCAGACCTAGTTTTTGACGCAGCCGGCTGAAGAAGTACCTGGTTTTATACCGAACCGGGTCCCCACCACAATATATATATAAGCCTGGATTTTTATCGATAATGTCCTTGTCGAATTCTTGTGCCCAGGACTGATAAAAGCAGCAGATGACCTTTACCTGGTAACCTTGTTGCTGCAGGGTTTGGACTTCTTTAACAAGGCGCGGATTGGTGCTGGGCTGCCCGGTTGTAATAAAGGTGACATTTTTCACGATTGGTAAATAAGCTGTTGGTAAAGCCGCTCGTATTGTTTTGCGATGACAGCTGCACTGAATTTTTCTTCGGCAACCTGCCTGCATTTGTCTCGGCTGATGCTGGTGATTTGATGAACAGCTGCTACCATTTCAGCAGTTGTTTCACATACAAAACCATTTAATCCGCTGCGGACCACTTCAGGTATGGCACCCCGGTTGAAACCAATTACCGGTGTTCCACAGGCCAGGGCCTCGGCCATTACGATGCCAAAGGGTTCGTCCCAGGTTACCGGCATCAGCATTGCGAGGCAACCACCCAGTAATTCATTTTTTTGAACATCGGTAACCGGTCCTATATAGCTGATCTGTTGGCCGTCGACAAATGGTTTTACCTGTTGCTCGAAATAATCCTGATGGATTTTTTCGGCTGGGACATTTCCTGCAATAACCAATTTACGATGGGTTGTTTTTGCGATGTGTATGGCAATAGCTGTTCCTTTTTCCTGTTGTATTCTTCCCAAAAATACCAGTGGTGCATCGCTGGAAACTGTTTCCTTAAACTGGTAATCGCACAGGCTTACACCATTGTAAATTGTGGTAACCGCAACGTCCTTGTTGATCTGGCGGGCAATAAAGTTGCTGCATGCGGTAAAATGTAAGCTGTTTTTGCGGGAAATCCGGGCTGCTTTTTTAACCTGTGACAATGTAGGAGGAAGTTGATAAGAGACCAGCTTCGGGATTTGGCCAGGCATCAGGAAGGCAATGTTGTTCATCCGCCCAAAAGTGTGTACCAGATCAAAATGCTGAAAGGCAATTTTTGCAGTCAGGCTGTTGATCTTTATAAAATCTTTCCAGCCATAATTTGCAGATTCCCGGTATCCGATGAGCTGGCAGCCGGCGTTGGAGTTTTCATGGGCATATAAGGTAATGTGATGCCCCTGTTTTTGAAGCTCCTGAATCAGCAAAAAAACAATCCGCTCGATGCCTCCGTATTGTTGTGGAGGTACGGGAATCAGCGGGTTAACGAGTATCGCTATTTTTAGAGGTAGGTTTTTATCTTTTTTACCAGTTTCCATCCAATTAATGTTTTCAAAATTTTTGTTAGTCCTCCGGCCGGAAAGCCGATATGGGATCCACCCAGTTCATCAGTCCTTTTCTGCGCGAGATCCGTTAGGTCACGATGTTGGGGATAAAAGCCATATACAAAAGTTTGAAAAGAGTCGGCAGCAATTTTTTTTACGCGTGGACTGTTTTCATATTGTATCAGTTGCGTAGTTCCCATCTGTATAGAGCGGTAGGCCGATTCGGCAGCTTTTCGTGTTTTTTGAGCAGATAAAGAATTCGGAAGGCCACTTCGGTAATATAAAATGGCATTTTCGCAGAAACGTATTTCTTCAGCCTGGAGTAGTACCCGGATAAAGAATTCAAAATCATTGATCAGACTGAGTGTTTCGTTCCATAGGCCTGAGCGATTTAGCACTGCTCTGGGGATTAGCCATAGGGCGCATTGCATCATGGGTTGTTTGTCATACATGGATGCGACCAGCCATTCAATAGGTTTGGTGTTTAACCTGACGATGTTTGTATCTAATTTGAAGTCGGAAAGGTCGTTATAAAACCGGCCCCAGGCAGCTGAAGCGATGCAGGCAGGGGTATGGCCAATTCGTTTAACTTGTGCTTCAATAAACTGGGGCGAGAGGAGGTCATCGGCATCCATAAACTTAATCAGCTGACCTTTTGATAGGTAGAAGGCGCGGTTTGCTGCGGCACATTGGCCCTTGTTTTTCTGCGGATATAACCTTATCCGCGGATCGTTTATGCAGCTTAGTAGCAGTGCTGTATCGTCGGTCGAACCATCATCGATGATGATGAGTTCCCAGTTGAGGTAAGATTGATGCACAACAGACATGACGGCTGCTGTGATAAATTTACCTGCATTATAGGCCGGCATGCAAATGGACACTAAAGGATAATTTTTCTCCATGCCTCGGTATAGTAATGCTTTTTTGAAAGGTCGACATAATGATGCAGTATGCCCTGTTTGTGGTTCAGTTGCCGGGCCGTAGGATTTACCAGATAATCCTGCGCGGGTAATATCAGGCTTTGCGTAGCGCCAACAATCATTGCCGAGAGTGCCTGTTCCAGAAAGTAAGAGGTACCCTCTTCGGCTTCCATAACTTCAATCCAGTTTTCAATTGCAGCCCAGTCTATCATTTCAGCAGTTAGCCCCACCGCGCCCACATTCAATAAGGGCTGTATTCGTCCTCCTGCGCATTTTTCCATCAGGCTTTTCGAGTAGCCATAAGCCGCTTTGCAATCGCGCATGAAAAGTGGTTGACGGGGACTTTTTAGCCATGCATTCATTGCCCGTGGCTCTTGCCAGAACAGCATATCCGAATCCAAAACCAATCTCCATTTGTTGCCCGGCAAGGTGTGTATATCGGTCAGTTTTTTAAGGTGCGGATAAATCCTTCTTTTATGGTGGAGCTTGGGATATTGATGTTCGGGTAAGCATAGCTTTAGGTTGTCTTCAATCTCTTTGCTGAGTAGGATATGGCAGCCGGGGAGCTTTAGTTTTGCCTGTTCAATTAAACTGTGGTCGAAGCTGCCGTCATCTATCAGGGTAAAATGATAATGTTGCTGGCTTACCCTGGTCAGGGATTGTATGCAGAACAGCGTTTGATAGAGGTATTTCTTGCCGGTAAGGAAGTAAATGTTTAATCCATCGGGATAGCTCGTTACAGGTGGGAGTAGCCCGGCTTGTTTTTGCATTTCCTTGCGCTCTTTTTTCATCTTTTGGTAGCTGAGCAAACCACCAAAGTGTTTGAAAGTCCGGTATGCGGACCGTGGATGGCGATAGAGTATATTGATGATTTTTTGGATCATTATTTTTGATTGGGAGTGCCCGATAATTCTGATAAGCCCTGCAGTTTTCCTATGGCCGACTGAAACCGGATGCTGCTTAATTCCGACTGCCAGGGCTTAAGATTGAGCAGGGCTTTTAGTTTTCTAATGGGTAATGTCCAGCTGTATATGGTTTTCCATGGACTGATGCCATGAAGGTATAGCACCTTGACCCAGGACCTGTTGCTTTCGTAGGCCATTCTTTTGAGGTAAGCCAGGCTGTATCTGTGCCGTTGAATGATATGCTTGATGCATAGGCTGGGTACATAGGCAATTTCATAACCTGACTTAACAACGGTGAGAATGATGTCGTTGTCTTCTCCTGATGATAACGCTTTCCCTATTCGTCCCAGCGCCATCCTGTAGATATTGTTTTCCGCTTCAACAACATAGGCCATAAATGCTCTTTTCTGGATCACCATTCCTGTACCAATGGGTGCAAATTGTGGGTAGCCGGTAATTTTAAAGCCAGTGGCTGCAAAGTTTGAGATGTACAAATGATGGCCATATTCCTGACAACCCAGGTTGATATTGGTTTTGAAAAACCAGGAAGGTGGTTGGGTCTCAAATGCGGGGATAGACCTCCCCCCAAAACATCCCACGTGTGGGTTTCTGCGGTAAAAGTCGAGAGCCGCACTCAGATAAGTGGGGGCAAGCACGTTGTCGTCATCTACAAAAACCAGGAGTGGATGGGCTGCTGCCCTGACTCCGCATAGCCGGGCATGAGCCAGGCCTGGCGTTGATTCTACAATCACCTGGAGTGCAGGCAGATTAGAAAAATCAAAAATGCTTTCTAAGGGAGTCTTCCCGCCATTGTCTACCAAAATAATTTCCCATTGCGACTGAGGAAGGTCCTGTAGTTGTAATGCATTCAAAACCTCCTCAAAGACTTGTGGCGAGGGATGGTAGGTACAGATCACTACCGAAAGTTTAGGCATTGAACGCTGATCTGCAAGCCAATTTTTTTCTGACATGATGTATGGTGCTAAGGTAAAATTCAGCCGTGCGCTGCCCGATGTTTACTGCATTGTACTGGTCAATTATCTTTGCCCTGGCTTGTTGTCCAAGATTGTCGATCAAGATGTTGTTGCCGGCCAACTGCAATATGACCTGGGCAATGGCTTTTGGTTTTTTTGGTGGTACCAACAGGCCGTTTTTACCATGCTCAATAATTTCGGCCATGCCCCCGGCTTCAGAAGCGACTATTGCTTTGCCGGATGCCATAGCCTCCAGGCAAACATTTGGAAAGTTTTCCCATATACTTGGGAAGATGCAGATGTCTGTTTCTTTTAAAAACTGAGGAATTTCGCTGTAGGGCCTGTTGCCCGCGAATTCCAGGTTGCGTTGATAGGCGGCAAGTTTGGTTTTTAGGTATTCATCCATCAGTATCCCCTTTGAAGGAGAGAGCTGTGGATGACCTAAAAAGCGAAAAGTAATGTCTGGGTTTTTTCTTAATATCAATGGGATAGCGTTCATCAAATCTAAAATGCCCTTACGTTTTTCAAGGCGGCCGATAAAACTGACCACTATACTTCCATTGCTTTTTTTGGGGGGTATTTTGAGCAGTGTATCATCAGCAATAAAGGGATTGGGCAAGATTTGAATGGGCTTGTCAGTGCCCCATTTCTGACCTGCAATTTTAGCCAGACTTGTGGTAGGGCTGGATACAGCATCGGCTATTTGGTATAATTCAAATTCAGGATCGGCGTTTTTATGATAGGTCCAGTAAGGTTTTACCAGTTTTCCGCGGACCAGTCCGCCCACAATATACCTGCACTTGTCAACATAGCTATTTTTGTATTGGTTTAAAGTAGCTGTTAAAAATGTGGGTGTATGTAGTTTGACCACAGTAGGCAAATCAGGATATGTTCTTTTGATCATCAGTCCATCCGCACCATATTCCGGCGATTCCATAATGTCAAAAACGATAAGCCGGTGCCTTTCGAAAAATGTATTTAACACTTCTTTTTTGAAAGTGCTACGATTGACATGCGGAATCAGGTGCAGCAGATAGCCATGCAAGGTGATGGTTTTTGTGTGTTTTGGTATGGTATCATTTGCAGCACTGAAAACTTCCACAAGGTGCCCTCTGGAAGCCATAAGCTTTGCAATTTGAGCGATGTATGTTCCGATACCTCCTCCTGAATAGGTTAAGGGGTGCTCATAACTTACAAAGGCAATTTTCATCCGGTCAGAATCCAACTTTTACATTCATGATTTTCAATAAGGCCACTTTTAACAAACGAAATGGAAACAGCCGATCTGTAGACATCAGCAGGCGTATGATCTGATAGTTTTCTTGTACAGTCCACTGCCCTTTTCGCAAACCCGCCAGCCAAAAAGATAGTTTTTCTTCCACTGAGGTGTTATAGGGTTTGCTGCGACTAACCTTGAAATTGCTGTTGAGGTAAGCCATTACGGAAAGCTGTTCTAATAATAATCGATGCTGATTTTTTGTCCTGACGTTGCCGGAATGACTTCTGTGATAGTTGAGTGGCAACGCGGTATAAGCGATGTCGTATTTTTTTAGGATTTTGATATAGGTAAACCAATCACCGCAAACCAGATAAGGAATATGTTCCAGCTCTAAATTTTCCAACGTTTCCCTTTTGAACAATACGGCACTTACATTTGGGATGGTGCACTGTACCGAGAGGAAATGTACGCATTCCTGACTTCCGTTATTGATAAAATCGGTTTCCCAGCGTGTTTGATGTACTCTTTTCATCCATTGATCGGAATCATCAAAAATATAGTCTTCAGCATTTACAGGCAATGACTTGCAATAGGCGAGTCCGATGTTTGGGTGGCCCTCGAGTTGGGAGATGAGGGTAGCCAGGAAGAAAGGTTCGCAAAAATCATCGCTTTCGGCTATCCATATATAAGCTCCTTTTGCCAGTTTAATGCCCATTGCCCATTGTTTAAACGTGCTTTTGCTGTTTTGGTGGTTGTAATGGATATGGCTGATTTTAGGGTGCTGTCGGTAGCTCTCCAAAATGTTAACGCTATTGTCGGTTGAGCGGTCGTCCAGCAGGATTACTTCTATCTCCTGGTAGCTTTGTGCCAGCACCGAATCTATACGCTTTTTAAGATAAGGGGCATGATTAAAGTTGGGAATGATGACGGAGACCTTAACCATTGCTTAAAACATCTTTTGTTATTTCCAGATACTGTCTGGACCATTTTTGGCAAGGCTCCAGATGATTTCCCTCGGCCCATTCATTCCAGGCATTGATAAAAAGAAAAGTGTCCTGGTTCTTATATGTTTTACAGATGTGTTTTAGCCATCTGCCATAGGCTTGGGGTGTGGCATCTTTAAAAATGGTTGAGCCACTGGCTCTTCTGGCACTGTTGTCCCAACCTGGGGTAATCCCCGGATAGGTTTTGGGAATTGTTTTTAATTCATTTATAGTTTTGTCCACATATTTATCGTACGAGAGGATGCGGTTGCCGTAATAAGCCGATTTTTTTATGCCGAGTTTTGTCTGGATTTTTTCCCTCAAGGGAGCGAACTCCTGCCTGGGTAGGGCCGAAAAGTTGGGTTGGAAATCGATTTTGCAATCAAAGCCATAGGTTTCGGGCGCTTCATTGAAGGAGAAGCTGTTCATAAAGCCGATATGAAGCTGACCTATGCCCATGCGTATGGCTTCGCTGCGCCAGGTAGCTAGTGTTTGTTTGATATCCGGAAAAAGCGCGGGCCGATAAATGACAAAAAATGGTTTTCCGTCAACCCTGATGTATCTGCTGTCGGAAAAAAAGCGACAAAGAAAATGGATATGTGCGATATCATCCTCCTGACTGTAATCCTGATGAATCAGCACTTCTTTGTCCATTCCATCCCAACGACGTGTCCAATTCTCGTTGGCCCAGCATAGCATAAATGGAAAATCTTCTTTTGGGTTTTTTAGCATAAGGTCGATAGGCTCCTGCATTAATCTTTTGCCATTAAACCAGTAATGATAATAGCAGAAGCCATAAATGCCATAGGCTTTTGCCAGCTCCATTTGTGCCATCCTGGCTGCGGATAGGCGCAGGTCGTAAAACCCGAGGTCGGCCGGCAAATGTGGTTGCTGGTGCCCTTTAAATAAGGGCTTTGCCTTGGTTACATTGGTCCATTCTGTAAACCCTTTCCCCCACCATTCGTCATTTTCCGCAAAGGGATGAAATTGTGGGAGGTGGATGGCGATAGGCTTGATTTGTTCCATGTACTTTAAAAATTATAAGGCTTTTTTAAACTGTTGCAGCACAAAGCGGAAGTTTCCTTTTTTCAGATGAAACCTAAGCCGGCCTAGTTTATGCCGGAATTTTAAATATTTTGAAAACAGCCGGTAATCCGGACGGTTTAACAAAGTCGTGTACTTTAATTCAGATGCCCTGGCCCGCCCCATGTAGTGCAGGAGCAGGCTTTGACTGATGTATTTATTGTTTGCCTGGTCTTTGGAATGTTGCCTGTATTCGAGCGTTGTGTTTGCAGCTTTTTTAGCTCCAAAACCTTTCAGGAGTATCCGGTAAAAGAAATCCCAATCTTCCGGTTTATCGGTTTGTTGCCGGTAACCTCCAACCTCATTGTAAGCTGTTCTTCTATACATAGCCGATCCATGTATAAAATTCTTCTGCTCTATTAAATTCCCGGTCCTGGCATTATCAAAATCGGGAAATATAATATGGTAAAAGGCATTCAGTATCACTTTACTTTGATAGCGGTGTGCAAAATTGGTGTCGAAAATAAGCTTGGCCCTGGGGCCAAATAAATGATAATCAGTATAAGCAACGCCAATGTCGGGATTGGTGTTTAGTAGTGCTGCACATGATTCTATATAGTTGGAAGCAAGCCGGTTGTCGGCCCCAAGAAAAAAAAGGTAATCGGCGGTAGTCAGCCCTGCAGCTTTATTGAAGTTGGCTACAATACCCAGGTTTTTTTGATTTCTATTGAAGCGGATCAGCTGAGGGTATTTTGAAGCGTAATGTTCCGAAATTTCCTGGGTGGAGTCATCCGAACAATCATCCGTGATCAGAATTTCGTCGGGCAAAATGGTCTGTCTCAGGACCGATTCGATGGCTTCGGTTAAATAGGCACCATAGTTATAGGAGGAAATGATACAGGCAATGGTGGAGGTTTTAAAAGTGGTTTCATTGCTTACGGTGATGCGGTTGTAAATGTGTTGGTCGTGGTTATTTCCCTGAACACAGCTTAATGCACCTTTAAATAATGTTTTAGCGATGGCGACCACATCGGGATTAAAATTTCCATAAGGATAAGCAAACCATTGTAAGGCTGGTGCGGGGAATGTATTTGACAGATCCTGGGGAACGGTTAATTCCTGTGTTATTTCCTCCTGATCATGGAGGTGGAGCAGGTCGGGATGAGATCGGGTATGCCATTGAACTCTTCCCCCAAGGCTTTCCAATTGCTTCAACTCCACCAGTGTTGTAAAATCGGCCCTGGGTTCTGTGGTGTCAAACTCATTATCCAGGCCCAGGTAATCGCTGGTGATGAACAATTCAAAAGGATAATTGAATTTTTTAAGTATGGGAGCGGCAAATTGCAGGACATTTTTGTAGATGCCGTCAAAAGTGATCACCACATGTGTGGGATCATCGGGGTTGTAATCATCCAGGTACACAACTTTCTTGCTCTGCAGTTCCCACATCTGACGATAGAAATCATCTGTTTTTACCCACCAGATGCTTGGGCTGAAAGGGTAAACTTTATGGTACATTAAAATCATTTTGAATAGACCTCCAATCTATGGCAGTAGGCCTGGTACTGGTAGGCATATTCAGCAACCATCAGGTAGGGGAATCTGCTGTGGTACCATTCGTCGATGTGCACGGTAATGAGTATTCCTTTTTCCTTTAAAATCTGGTCGATAATATGATAGATTAAATTGTTTGAATAGCCTATGTATTGCGGATAAAGTACGCCGGTAATGATAATCAGATCATGTTTTTCTTCGGCAGCCAGCTCTGATAGCTTAAAAATATCTCCTTGTTGAAATTGTAATCCCGGCCTTTGATGAGTTTGTGCCCTTTTAATGGCTTCGGCTGATATGTCGATTCCGGTTACTTTTTCTCCGGGGAGGGCGGTGGTGATAAAACCCTGGCCACAACCGATGTCCAATACATTTTTGTAAGCTAAAGCTGGGATTTCAGTCAGTAGAATTTCTTTCCTTTTTCTGTCTTCGGGATTGCTGTGATAGTCCCATGGATCGTCCACGCTATGCCATTCGTTTAATTCCTCAATTGATTGTATGGTATTTTTCATTGGAATATATTTGTTTTTTAATGGTGATGAAGCTATCATGAGTTTATATTCATTGTGTTTTGTGAGTGTAAACTCATGATGGTCTCATTGTATTTCCCAATTATGATTGACAGCTATGGCGCCCCATTCGGGATGGACAGATTTTCCGCTGGTATAGAAATTGGAATACTCCACATTAAAATTTAAGCAGTTGGTGATGTAATCCTCAATTCCATATTGGGAGCTGATGAAGAAGTTTAAAATATAGGCACCTTCTACTAAAGGCAAGTGGTGTATGGTACAGGTTACGCTTCCCGAAGTGGGTATCGTTTTGTCGGCCAGCTCGCCTTTGAATTCTGTAGACAGGCTGATCAGTTTTATTTCGCGTTCTGTCCAGATGGATACACCAAATTCTTTTATCGCG
Encoded proteins:
- a CDS encoding glycosyltransferase family 4 protein; protein product: METGKKDKNLPLKIAILVNPLIPVPPQQYGGIERIVFLLIQELQKQGHHITLYAHENSNAGCQLIGYRESANYGWKDFIKINSLTAKIAFQHFDLVHTFGRMNNIAFLMPGQIPKLVSYQLPPTLSQVKKAARISRKNSLHFTACSNFIARQINKDVAVTTIYNGVSLCDYQFKETVSSDAPLVFLGRIQQEKGTAIAIHIAKTTHRKLVIAGNVPAEKIHQDYFEQQVKPFVDGQQISYIGPVTDVQKNELLGGCLAMLMPVTWDEPFGIVMAEALACGTPVIGFNRGAIPEVVRSGLNGFVCETTAEMVAAVHQITSISRDKCRQVAEEKFSAAVIAKQYERLYQQLIYQS
- a CDS encoding glycosyltransferase family 4 protein; its protein translation is MKIAFVSYEHPLTYSGGGIGTYIAQIAKLMASRGHLVEVFSAANDTIPKHTKTITLHGYLLHLIPHVNRSTFKKEVLNTFFERHRLIVFDIMESPEYGADGLMIKRTYPDLPTVVKLHTPTFLTATLNQYKNSYVDKCRYIVGGLVRGKLVKPYWTYHKNADPEFELYQIADAVSSPTTSLAKIAGQKWGTDKPIQILPNPFIADDTLLKIPPKKSNGSIVVSFIGRLEKRKGILDLMNAIPLILRKNPDITFRFLGHPQLSPSKGILMDEYLKTKLAAYQRNLEFAGNRPYSEIPQFLKETDICIFPSIWENFPNVCLEAMASGKAIVASEAGGMAEIIEHGKNGLLVPPKKPKAIAQVILQLAGNNILIDNLGQQARAKIIDQYNAVNIGQRTAEFYLSTIHHVRKKLACRSAFNA
- a CDS encoding glycosyltransferase family 2 protein → MEKNYPLVSICMPAYNAGKFITAAVMSVVHQSYLNWELIIIDDGSTDDTALLLSCINDPRIRLYPQKNKGQCAAANRAFYLSKGQLIKFMDADDLLSPQFIEAQVKRIGHTPACIASAAWGRFYNDLSDFKLDTNIVRLNTKPIEWLVASMYDKQPMMQCALWLIPRAVLNRSGLWNETLSLINDFEFFIRVLLQAEEIRFCENAILYYRSGLPNSLSAQKTRKAAESAYRSIQMGTTQLIQYENSPRVKKIAADSFQTFVYGFYPQHRDLTDLAQKRTDELGGSHIGFPAGGLTKILKTLIGWKLVKKIKTYL
- a CDS encoding glycosyltransferase family 2 protein; translation: MVKVSVIIPNFNHAPYLKKRIDSVLAQSYQEIEVILLDDRSTDNSVNILESYRQHPKISHIHYNHQNSKSTFKQWAMGIKLAKGAYIWIAESDDFCEPFFLATLISQLEGHPNIGLAYCKSLPVNAEDYIFDDSDQWMKRVHQTRWETDFINNGSQECVHFLSVQCTIPNVSAVLFKRETLENLELEHIPYLVCGDWFTYIKILKKYDIAYTALPLNYHRSHSGNVRTKNQHRLLLEQLSVMAYLNSNFKVSRSKPYNTSVEEKLSFWLAGLRKGQWTVQENYQIIRLLMSTDRLFPFRLLKVALLKIMNVKVGF
- a CDS encoding glycosyltransferase family 4 protein, with product MRLAIVTTHPVQYYAPLFKLLYELKQMSVRVFYTWGAGAQEKYDPGFLKPVQWDLPLLEDYDYVFPKNSARHPGSHHFKGIVNPDLIEQLEFWQADAILVYGWAYHSHLKVLRHFSKRIPLLFRGDSTLLDQPRGIKKQARKFFLKWVYAHVDHALFAGSHNKAYFKKHGLKENQLTFSPHAVDNERFSINKYAAAQELRARFKIPEQDILLLFAGKFEQKKDPELLLRAFLGLNRQQLHLLFVGNGVLELVLKQKAKSYGQIHFLDFQNQQYMPVVYQACDLFCLPSSGPGETWGLAINEAMACSKAILASDKVGCATDLIKPGYNGEIFKAGCADSLSQHLNLLLIKNKKGLATMGRCSKKIINEWTFQKQVQAIRHVTAKYE
- a CDS encoding glycosyltransferase, whose amino-acid sequence is MSEKNWLADQRSMPKLSVVICTYHPSPQVFEEVLNALQLQDLPQSQWEIILVDNGGKTPLESIFDFSNLPALQVIVESTPGLAHARLCGVRAAAHPLLVFVDDDNVLAPTYLSAALDFYRRNPHVGCFGGRSIPAFETQPPSWFFKTNINLGCQEYGHHLYISNFAATGFKITGYPQFAPIGTGMVIQKRAFMAYVVEAENNIYRMALGRIGKALSSGEDNDIILTVVKSGYEIAYVPSLCIKHIIQRHRYSLAYLKRMAYESNRSWVKVLYLHGISPWKTIYSWTLPIRKLKALLNLKPWQSELSSIRFQSAIGKLQGLSELSGTPNQK
- a CDS encoding glycosyl transferase, whose product is MIQKIINILYRHPRSAYRTFKHFGGLLSYQKMKKERKEMQKQAGLLPPVTSYPDGLNIYFLTGKKYLYQTLFCIQSLTRVSQQHYHFTLIDDGSFDHSLIEQAKLKLPGCHILLSKEIEDNLKLCLPEHQYPKLHHKRRIYPHLKKLTDIHTLPGNKWRLVLDSDMLFWQEPRAMNAWLKSPRQPLFMRDCKAAYGYSKSLMEKCAGGRIQPLLNVGAVGLTAEMIDWAAIENWIEVMEAEEGTSYFLEQALSAMIVGATQSLILPAQDYLVNPTARQLNHKQGILHHYVDLSKKHYYTEAWRKIIL